tggattttctattTGTAAAATCAAGATTGAATGTATCATGAGATAAGATCCTTTTGGCGGACATGCTTTTGATGATAATTTGTTGCTTTTCTTTCGAATGATAACCGTAGGAAATCAGAATTGTGACTGATAatcatcaaaaaagaaaaattagaaagaggagtatttttttaattttaattaatttttaatttttgaggaATTAGGTAGGTCTCAAATTTCTCCTTAAAACATTATTAGAGAGGAGTAATTTAAGAGATTCATAATTTCCATGATTACTATATTTTgagagaataaagttttcaaTGATGTAGATCTTCTTGTGAAATTCCTATAGGTATTTGATGAAATGTAGATATGCTGTTCTCTCTTATAATTGGTAAAATTAACTAAGTTTTTATATGGTTTTTAATAAGGCATCATATTAAGTAGGgttattattagtttcttaGTGCCTCAAGAGGTCTAATACAGCTTTTGTGCTTCCGAAACAAGTATAACTATTAGTAGAGAGCACAATGAGTGAGCACTCACAATTAAATTACAAATGGATACAAGAAATAGTGGATAAGAATAAATTTGTGTATTATATGGAATACAATGTAGACATGGAGGTTCAGTGGCTTATGTAAAGGCTACTCTGTTATGTGGCTTCTCTTGCTTGTTTGGATAGGTAGTGTACTGGTGTTGTTTGTATGAAAATGGAGCAACATTTCCCTATATGTATAAGTGCAATGTTGGTTAACCTTTGGCAAAGAAATGATGTAGAGCTATCTCAAGGTATTAAGAAAGAGGTTCTCATGAATGTTCCCTCCACTGACATTCATTTTTTCCATAGAGTATTCTAGTAAATCATGATGATCTGTCTTGCAAGTATAGACTCAATTTTTGACATCGTGGAGTACTTTCATCTAATATCCCGATGAAAATGGGGTAAACAAGCGTAAGACCCGTTTGGTTTTGTAAGAGCAGTCATCATtgttgatgaattgatgatgatCCAAGCTTCATTGTTGTGACATAATAGCCTCTCAATTTGACTTTGGCAGCCATGCCATTAGTCAGTCTGTTTCCTTAATGATTTTCTATGCTAAAACTCTCTGATTGCTGTGGTTATACCtttgttactttgaattttAACTTCGTTAACAATTGATCAATTCAGTTGGAGTTTGTTGGAAATGGGACGCGGTGTTAGCAGAGGAGGTGGACAGAGTTCATTGGGCTACTTGTTTGGAAGTGGAGAGGCTCCTAAGCCAGCGGCTAATAATCCTCCTGCCAATACTAGTGCTGCACCGGCTGTAAAAGATGCACCAAAGCATGTTGTTAATTCCCAGCCTGTAGATTTTAAGAATGTTCCTGCTGgtgttaataataatataaacaactATCACCGTGCTGATGGTCAGAACACTGGCAATTTCATCACGGTATAGCTTGCTACACtattaactttttcttttggCACCTCTTTAGTTTATGcatatataatttgttttgaattgcCCTTTGCTACTTGTTATTGGCTTGTTTCATTGTTTGAATTCAATCATAGATACTAGCAATATCTCAAGATTgattaattatattgattattgtAATTCATTTATTCCTGGGAATTTGGGATGCTCGTACAAGATCCAGGAGAAAGTAAACTTTTGAAATTATAGGTCTTATatgacaaaaatttatcataattcataTGTACCTTAACCtgtttgataaattttagtccaattgtgaatttgatggtaaattctaaatgctttccctatacacgtaatgcttttgttagtgaatatcatgctaaatgctttgcttattatgtctcaacaaaaagtgtaggtatggtttgattgtgaatacTCAATATTAGGGctcatttgattcttaataactaacaaaattatttggtgtaggGAAACATATCTTCATTGGAAATTTTTTGTACTCAATGACGAAGTTGGTGATAGCTACAAGCATTTTGGATGCGCGATGTTTTGGGTTATGAAGTAGCTATATGTGCACTGGtatatttttggactttttcaaaGTGCCTATCACTTGAAAATTTTTGCATAAAAACTTGTGTATGGTTGGAGAATTATGTTGCAAAATTGGTTATCCAATCCGTTACATGTATATGAATTacgtatatttttgacacacgataatatttgggacgtgtgatattttgggatacgaattaatatataatgataatcggtgatattagtttagttagttttaaattatttattattttaattgtctagtttTTGTAGGTTgttttaaaagataaatagttgttgcgaaaaatgtttgaaggttttttgcaacggtaacagttgttgcgaaaaatgtgtcagcttttttgcaacggtaatagttgttgcgaaaaatgtgtatgttttttgcaacggtaatagttgttgttaaaaacattaataacaaattttactttattgtttttcctacagtaaagtcgttgcaaaagattgactatcatgtattgcaacaacttaaatttttgtgaaaaatagaaatttaacaacaaaaattgttgtagctaaaaatgcaggaaatttggcaacgagcttttttgttgctaaaaacgtttGAAGCAATTGCAAAGACATTCTTTTTTGCAACAATAGatctcgttgcaaaaaacagataccttttgcaatcaccatagtcgttgctaaaacctttagctacggctgtacccgcaacaatggaattcattgcaaaaaacatttttagcaacgaaatcaggtttttagcaacgactttttctgttgctaaaaacaagttttcttgtagtgggtgccaaaaacggttaaaaatcctttaaatagaaacttaacacgtaaattcaagcatatgactatgattttcaattctaaccacttcaacacaataacatataccaaatagtgttgtgtgcgaagtttcgtgcaaaacaaacaatgtttgagctactttatgcgcaaaagttccaaaaacgattaaaaaacccgtaaaatcacaacttaacacgtaatttctagcatgtgactatgattttcaattctaaccacttccgcacaataatatattgtgtgccaagtttcgtgcaaaacataccaagtttgagctactttatacgcaaacgtgcaaaaaaagcttaaaaacctttaaaatcgcaacttaccacgtaatttctagcacatgagtatgatttaaaattataaccacttcaacgcaataatatataccaaatagttttgtctgccaagtttcgtgcaaaacaaaccaagtttgcgctactttatgcgcaaaagtaccaaaaacgcttaaaaaacattttaaatcgcaacttaactcgtaatttctagcatatgactataatttaaaattctaaccacttcaacacaataatatgtactaaGTAGTTttgtctgccatgtttcgtgcaaaacaaaccaagtttgatctactttatgcgcaaaagtgcccaaaacgcttaaaaaactcttaaaatcgcaacttaacacgtaatttctagcatatgactataatattcaaatctaactacatcaacacaataatatataccaaatagtgttgtgtgtgaagtttcgtgcaaaacataccaggtttgagctattttatgcgcaaaagtgcaaaaaaagcttaaaaaccattaaaatcgcaacttaacacgtaatttctagcatatgacaatgattcacaattctaaccacttcaacgcaataatatatacaaaatagtgttgtgtgcaaggtttcgtgcaaaacaaaccaattttgcgctactttatgcgcaaatgtacctaaaacgcttaaaaacccttaaaatgtaacacctaatttctagcatatgactatgattttcaattctaaccacttcaacacaataatatatacaaagtagtattgtgtgtcaagtttcgtgcaaaacaaagcaagtttaagctactttttgcgcaaatgtgccaaaaacgcttaaaaatcccttaaaatcgcaacttaacacgtaatttttagcatatgactatgatttacaattctaaccacttcaacacaataatatatagcaaatagtgttgtgtgctaagatttgtgcaaaactaaaatttttgagctactttatgtgcacaagatccaaaaacgcttcaaaaacccttaaaattgcaacataacacgtaatttctagcatgtgactatgattttcaattctaaccactaaaacacaataatatataccaaaaggtgttgtgtgccaagtttcgtgaaaaacattccaagtttgagctactttatacgcaaatgtgcaaaaaaatcttaaaaaacacttaaattcgctacttaacacgtaatttctaacatatgactatgatttagaattctaaccacttcaacgcaataatatataccaaatagtattgtgtgccaagtttcgttcaaaacaaaataagtttgagctactttatgcgctatggtgcaaaaaatggttaaaaaccgtttaaatcgaaacttaacacgtaaattttagcatatgactataattttaaattctaaccacttcaacacaataacatataccaaatagtgttgtgtgcgatgtttcgtgtaaaacaaacaatgtttaagCTATTATatgtgcaaaagttccaaaaacgattaaaaaacccttaaaaatataacttaacgcgtaatttctagcatgtgactatgattttcaattctaaccacttcagcacaataatatattgtgtgccaagtttagtgcaaaacataccaagtttgagctactttatacgcaaacgtgcaaaaaaagcttaaaaacccttaaaatcgcaacttaacacgtaatttctagcatatgagtataatttacaattataaaaacatcaacgcaataatatataccaaatagttttgtctgccaagtttcgtgcaaaacaaaccaagtttacgctactttatgcgcaaaagtaccaaaaacgcttaaaaaacctttaaaatcctaacttaacacgtaatttctagcatatgactataatttaaaattctaaccacttcaacacaataatatatactaaatagtgttgtctgccatgtttcgtgcaaaacaaacagagtttgagctactttatgcgcaaaagtgccaaaaacgcttaaaaaacccttaaaatNNNNNNNNNNNNNNNNNNNNNNNNNNNNNNNNNNNNNNNNNNNNNNNNNNNNNNNNNNNNNNNNNNNNNNNNNNNNNNNNNNNNNNNNNNNNNNNNNNNNtgccaaaaaacgcttcaaaaacccttaaaatagaaacttaacacgtaatttctagtgtatgactatgattttcaatctaatcacttcaatgaaataatatataccaaatagtgtttagtaccaagtttcgtgcaaaataaaccaagtttgagctactttatgcataaaagtaccaaaaacgcttaaaaaaacccttaaaattgaaacttaacacgtaattttagcatatgactatggttttaaattctaaccacttcaacacaataattataccaaatagtgttttatgcaaagattcgtgcgaaacaaaccaagtttgagctattttatgcgcaaaagtgcaaaaacgcttaaaaacccaaaaaatcgaaacttaacacgtaatttctagcatatgacgaagatttacaattctaaccacttaaacacaataatatatactaaatagtgtagtgtgccaagattcgtgcaaaaaaaactaagtttgagctacttatgcgcaaaagtgccaaaatacaaaaaaaaaacctcaaaatcgtaagttaacacgtaatttctagaaaatgattatgattttcaattctaaccacttcaacacaataataaataccaaaatcgtgttgtgtgccaagtgtgctgcaaaacaaaccaagttttagctactttatgcgcaaaagtgccaaaaacgctttaaaaacccttaatatcgaaacttagcacgtaatttctagcatatgactatggttttaaattctaaccacatcaacacaataatatataccaaatagtgttgtatgccaagattcgtgcaaaacaaaccaagtttgagatactttatgccaaaagtgaaaaaacgcttaaaaacccataaaatcgaaacttaacacgtaatttctagcacatgactaagatttagaattctaacaacttcaacacaataatatatactaaatagtgttgtgtgccaagatgcgtgcaaaaaaaaccaagtttgagctactttatgcgcaaaagtgccaaagcacaaaaaaaaacccttaaaatcgtatgttaacacgtaatttctaaaatatgattatgattttcaattctaaccacttcaaaacaataatatataccaaaatcgtgttgtgtgccaagtttggtgcaaacaaaccaagttttagctactgtatgcgcagaagtgccaaaacgcttaaaaaacccttaaaatcgcaacttagcacgtaatttctagcatatgactattgttttaaattctaaccacttcaacacaataatatataccaaatagtgttgtatgccaagattcgtgcaaaacaaaccaagtttgagctgttttatgcgaaaaaagtgccaaaaacgcttcaaaaaccttaaaatagaaacttaacacgtaatttctagtgtatgactatgattttcaatctaatcacttcaatgcaataatatataccaatagtgtttagtaccaagtttcgtgcaaaataaaccaagtttgagctactttatgcataaaagtaccaaaaacgcttaaaaaacccttaaattgaaacttaacacgtaatttctagcatatgactatggttttaaattctaaccacttcaacacaataatatataccaaatagtgttttatgcaaAGATTcgtacgaaacaaaccaagtttgatctattttatgcgcaaaagtgcaaaaacgcttaaaaacccaaaaaatcgaaacttaacacgtaatttctagcatatgacgaagatttacaattctaaccacttaaacacaataatatatactaaatagtgtagtgtgccaagattcgtgcaaaaaaaactaagtttgagctactttatgcgcaaaagtgccaaaatacaaaaaaaaaacctcaaaatcgtaagttaacacgtaatttctagaaaatgattatgattttcaattctaaccacttcaacacaataataaataccaacatcgtgttgtgtgccaagtggtcgtgcaaaacaaaccaagttttagctactttatgcacaacagtgccaaaaacgcttaaaaatccttaatatcgaaacttagcacgtaatttctagcatatgactatggttttaaattctaaccacatcaacacaataatatatacccaaatagtgttgtatgccaagattcgtgcaaaacaaaccaagtttgagatactttatgccaaaagtgaaaaaacgcttaaaaacccattaaaatcgaaacttaacaggtaattttctagcacatgactaagatttagaattctaacaacttcaacacaataatatatactaaatagcgttgtgtgccaagattcgtgcaaaaaaaccaagtttgagctactttatgcggcaaaagtgccaaagcacaaaaaaaacccttaaaatcgtatgttaacacgtaatttctaaaatatgattatgattttcaattctaaccacttcaacacaataatatataacaaaatcgtgttgtgtgccaagtttggtgcaaaacaaaccaagttttagctactgtatgcgcagaagtgccaaaacgcttaaaaaacccttaaaatcgcaacttagcacgtaatttctagcatatgactattgttttaaattctaaccacttcaacacaataatatataccaaatagtgttgtatgccaagattcgtgcaaaacaaaccaagtttgagctgttttatgcgaaaaagtgccaaaaacgcttcaaaaaccttaaaatagaaacttaaaacgtaatttctagtgtatgactatgattttcaatctaatcacttcaatgcaataatatataccaaatagtgtttagtaccaagtttcgtgcaaaataaaccaagtttgagctactttatgcataaaagtaccaaaaacgcttaaaaaacccttaaaattgaaacttaacacgtaatttctagcatatgactatggttttaaattctaaccacttcaacacaataatatataccaaaatagtgttttatgcaaagattcgtgcgaaacaaaccaagtttgagctattttatgcgc
This genomic stretch from Amaranthus tricolor cultivar Red isolate AtriRed21 chromosome 9, ASM2621246v1, whole genome shotgun sequence harbors:
- the LOC130823883 gene encoding protein SPIRAL1-like 1, with the protein product MGRGVSRGGGQSSLGYLFGSGEAPKPAANNPPANTSAAPAVKDAPKHVVNSQPVDFKNVPAGVNNNINNYHRADGQNTGNFITGNISSLEIFCTQ